The proteins below come from a single Fodinicola acaciae genomic window:
- a CDS encoding ribonucleotide reductase gives MTQTAARVEDGDLAQMRDVDIDDVLDYVHRDLKKLPGYLDLYKRYLKQRWDVYELDFGQDRIDWQQNMSEEERESFVAISSGFHHGERQVEVELPVFMLAGSEESKIYMSSQIEDEARHTIFFDRFYREVVGLPGDSVQDVLDLSFKHVSETFIGPFGLLAYQADDLRKDPADLAARVRYGTNYFLWIEGVLALTVMKVTLSYCRNRGFLPAYYTGFTATCRDEARHVQSGMRFLREAVEEDPKMLLEIHETLRVILSMNGAASRALGLEALGWTPEEVRRLMIRQLKMKLSDVGIKLAPDLVEMVEKIEPELAGG, from the coding sequence ATGACCCAGACAGCCGCGCGGGTCGAGGACGGGGACCTCGCCCAGATGCGCGACGTCGACATCGACGACGTGCTCGACTACGTCCATCGCGATCTCAAGAAACTGCCGGGATATCTCGATCTTTACAAGCGCTATCTCAAGCAGCGCTGGGATGTCTACGAGCTGGACTTCGGCCAGGACCGGATTGACTGGCAGCAGAACATGTCCGAGGAGGAGCGCGAGTCGTTCGTCGCGATTTCCTCCGGCTTTCACCATGGCGAGCGCCAGGTGGAGGTGGAGCTGCCGGTGTTCATGCTGGCCGGCAGCGAGGAGTCGAAGATCTACATGTCCAGCCAGATCGAGGACGAGGCCCGGCACACGATCTTCTTCGACCGGTTCTATCGGGAGGTCGTCGGCCTTCCCGGTGACTCGGTGCAGGACGTGCTGGACCTGTCGTTCAAACACGTGTCCGAGACGTTCATCGGACCCTTCGGCCTGCTCGCGTACCAGGCCGACGACCTGCGCAAGGACCCGGCGGATCTGGCCGCGCGGGTACGCTATGGCACCAACTATTTCCTCTGGATCGAGGGCGTGTTGGCACTGACGGTCATGAAGGTGACCCTCAGCTATTGCCGCAACCGCGGGTTTCTGCCGGCCTACTACACCGGTTTCACCGCCACCTGCCGCGACGAGGCCCGGCATGTCCAGTCCGGCATGCGGTTTCTCCGCGAGGCGGTCGAGGAAGATCCGAAGATGTTGTTGGAGATCCACGAAACTCTCCGGGTCATCCTGTCGATGAACGGCGCGGCCAGCCGTGCGCTCGGCCTGGAGGCGCTGGGGTGGACGCCGGAGGAGGTGCGCCGGCTGATGATCCGCCAGCTGAAGATGAAGCTCTCCGACGTCGGCATCAAGCTCGCGCCGGACCTGGTGGAGATGGTGGAGAAAATCGAGCCGGAGCTGGCGGGAGGCTGA
- a CDS encoding serine hydrolase domain-containing protein: MHGTCDPAFAEVREEFERNFAERGEAGASVHVTVEGETVVDLAGGGWDPDTLVHVWSGSKGATALCAHLLASRGELDLRAPVAAYWPEFGQNGKENILVAQLLNHQAGLPAVRKPLPPGAFYDWQTMISALAAEEPFWPPGTRNGYHGLTFGFLVGEVVRRVSGRGLGQFFREEVAEPLGLDFWFGLPAELEPRVSPTIPADPTAPGALVPTMYATIFADQTSIPALMMMNSGGYMLPGESDSRSAHAAVMGAVGGITNARGLAGLYRPLALDGSYGGVRLVEQSQLAVMSAVSSATSVDASILVPTRFSLGFVKCVDNRHLPENDREGILLSEEAFGHSGFGGSLGFADPRARMSFGYAMNRQGIGLGVNERGQSLVDATYRALGYRRVPGGIWYA; the protein is encoded by the coding sequence ATGCACGGGACGTGTGATCCGGCCTTTGCCGAGGTGCGCGAGGAGTTCGAACGCAACTTCGCCGAGCGCGGCGAGGCCGGCGCGTCGGTGCACGTCACGGTCGAGGGCGAGACCGTCGTCGACCTGGCCGGCGGCGGCTGGGATCCGGACACGCTCGTACACGTGTGGTCCGGCAGCAAAGGCGCCACCGCGCTGTGCGCGCACCTGCTGGCCTCTCGCGGCGAGCTCGACCTGCGCGCTCCGGTCGCCGCGTACTGGCCGGAGTTTGGCCAGAACGGCAAGGAAAACATCCTCGTCGCGCAGTTGTTGAACCATCAGGCGGGATTGCCGGCGGTCCGCAAGCCGTTGCCGCCGGGCGCGTTCTACGACTGGCAGACGATGATCTCGGCGTTGGCCGCCGAGGAGCCGTTCTGGCCGCCTGGCACGCGCAACGGCTATCACGGCCTGACTTTCGGCTTCCTGGTTGGCGAAGTCGTGCGGCGAGTGAGCGGCCGTGGTCTCGGCCAGTTCTTCCGCGAGGAGGTCGCCGAGCCGCTCGGCCTGGACTTCTGGTTCGGCCTGCCAGCCGAGCTGGAGCCGCGTGTGTCGCCGACGATTCCGGCTGATCCGACCGCGCCGGGCGCCCTGGTGCCGACCATGTACGCGACGATTTTCGCCGACCAGACCTCGATCCCGGCGCTCATGATGATGAACAGCGGCGGCTACATGTTGCCGGGCGAGTCGGACTCGAGGTCGGCGCATGCGGCCGTCATGGGTGCGGTCGGCGGCATCACCAACGCGCGTGGCCTGGCCGGCCTCTATCGGCCGCTGGCGCTGGACGGGTCGTACGGTGGCGTGCGGCTGGTCGAACAGAGCCAGCTTGCCGTCATGTCGGCGGTCAGCTCGGCGACCTCGGTGGACGCCTCGATCCTCGTACCGACGCGGTTTTCACTCGGTTTCGTGAAATGCGTGGACAACCGGCATCTTCCGGAAAACGACCGGGAGGGCATCCTGCTGTCCGAGGAGGCTTTTGGGCACAGCGGTTTCGGCGGATCGCTCGGTTTCGCCGATCCGCGTGCGCGGATGTCGTTTGGTTACGCGATGAACCGGCAGGGCATCGGTCTGGGTGTCAACGAGCGCGGACAGTCCCTGGTGGACGCGACCTACCGTGCGCTTGGATATCGGCGAGTTCCGGGAGGGATCTGGTACGCATGA
- a CDS encoding SDR family oxidoreductase, with product MTGLVEDKVVVITGAARGIGRGHALEFARQGAKVVVNDLGAQVDGSGSSDGPAGEVVDQIRAAGGEAIANGEDVADFDGAGRLIGSAIDHFGGLDVLVNNAGILRDRMIFNMSIEEWDAVIRVHLRGTFGPLRHAAAFWRERSKAGNAVEAAVINTTSSSGIYGNPGQANYGAAKAGIASLTVIAARELERYGVTVNAVAPAALTRMTENLVRWQQEKPAGFDPTASDNIAPLVVWLASAQARGITGRVFNVRGGSISIAEGWHAGPPVDKGARWEPDELGAVIPDLVAKARANALMNGLAPGEEV from the coding sequence ATGACCGGTCTGGTCGAGGACAAGGTCGTCGTCATCACCGGCGCCGCGCGCGGCATCGGGCGTGGCCACGCGCTGGAGTTTGCCAGGCAGGGCGCCAAAGTCGTGGTCAACGACCTTGGCGCACAGGTGGACGGCAGCGGCTCGTCGGACGGTCCGGCCGGTGAGGTGGTCGACCAGATCCGCGCGGCCGGCGGCGAGGCGATCGCCAACGGCGAGGACGTGGCCGACTTCGACGGCGCCGGCCGGCTGATCGGGTCGGCGATCGATCACTTCGGTGGTTTGGACGTGCTGGTCAACAACGCCGGCATTCTCCGCGACCGGATGATCTTCAACATGAGCATCGAGGAATGGGACGCGGTGATCCGCGTACACCTGCGCGGCACCTTCGGTCCGCTGCGGCATGCCGCGGCTTTTTGGCGTGAGCGCTCGAAAGCCGGCAACGCGGTCGAGGCGGCCGTCATCAACACCACGTCGTCGTCCGGCATTTATGGCAATCCAGGCCAGGCAAACTATGGCGCGGCGAAGGCCGGCATCGCCAGCCTGACCGTTATCGCCGCGCGTGAGCTGGAAAGATACGGCGTCACGGTCAACGCGGTCGCGCCGGCCGCGTTGACCAGGATGACCGAAAATCTGGTCAGGTGGCAGCAGGAGAAGCCGGCCGGTTTCGACCCGACCGCGTCGGACAACATCGCGCCTTTGGTGGTGTGGCTGGCAAGCGCGCAGGCCCGCGGGATCACCGGCCGCGTCTTCAACGTACGCGGTGGGTCGATCAGCATCGCCGAGGGATGGCACGCCGGGCCGCCGGTGGACAAAGGCGCGCGGTGGGAGCCGGACGAGCTCGGCGCGGTCATCCCTGATCTGGTGGCGAAAGCACGTGCGAACGCGTTGATGAACGGGCTCGCGCCCGGCGAGGAGGTCTGA
- a CDS encoding MaoC/PaaZ C-terminal domain-containing protein produces the protein MPLNLDIVGVESDPVERSWTSKDSLIYALGIGAGTEELAFTTENSAGVEQQVFPTYAVLLAQSTGHRLGDFDPAMLVHAEQAFELHRPLTPAGALRTTATVTGVFDKGAAALVVIEAKAVDPTTGEPVVTTRSSLYIRGEGGFGGDRGPKDQWTLPDRAPDHKLTYATRPEQALIYRLSGDRNPLHSDPTFAARAGFDRPILHGLCTYGITGRALLHGIAGSDPARFVRMSGRFTAPVFPGESLTISVWRGDGIDFLFRTTKDDGTVVIDRGVAGIAE, from the coding sequence GTGCCGCTCAATCTCGACATCGTCGGCGTGGAGTCCGACCCGGTCGAACGTTCCTGGACGTCCAAGGACTCGCTGATCTACGCGCTGGGGATCGGTGCTGGCACGGAGGAGTTGGCGTTCACAACGGAAAACTCCGCCGGCGTCGAGCAGCAGGTGTTTCCGACGTACGCGGTGCTGCTCGCGCAGTCGACCGGCCATCGGCTCGGCGACTTCGATCCGGCGATGCTGGTGCACGCCGAGCAGGCATTCGAGCTGCACCGCCCGCTGACGCCGGCCGGCGCGCTGCGTACGACCGCGACAGTCACCGGCGTCTTTGACAAAGGCGCGGCGGCTTTGGTTGTCATTGAAGCCAAAGCGGTGGACCCGACGACCGGTGAGCCGGTGGTGACCACACGGTCGTCGCTCTACATTCGCGGTGAGGGTGGATTTGGCGGCGACCGCGGGCCGAAGGACCAGTGGACGCTGCCAGACCGCGCGCCGGACCACAAGCTCACGTACGCGACGCGACCGGAGCAGGCGCTGATCTATCGGCTCTCCGGTGACCGCAACCCGCTACACTCCGATCCGACTTTTGCCGCGCGCGCCGGCTTCGACCGGCCGATCCTGCATGGCCTCTGCACATACGGCATCACCGGCCGGGCCTTGCTGCACGGGATCGCCGGCTCGGACCCGGCGCGTTTCGTGCGGATGTCCGGCCGGTTCACCGCGCCGGTTTTTCCAGGCGAGTCACTGACAATCTCGGTGTGGCGCGGCGACGGCATCGACTTTCTGTTCCGTACGACCAAAGACGACGGCACCGTCGTCATCGACCGCGGCGTCGCCGGGATCGCGGAGTAG
- a CDS encoding acyl-CoA thioesterase domain-containing protein, which yields MADRDLPAFFELSGQELMPAPHARSAWSPDMLHGRLLGGLLARALEREQAAPGFHFSRLTVDLFKNSKLVPLRVQTTRVRDGRRIRVADAVVLGPDGPIARASSVQLKRTEHPTGEIPATPAWDIPEPATLGPAPSTDRPGQWSVPWDLWMFDPDGKVTTNWRGENCRRAWLRDTHELVAGESLSPFVRLGLAADFASPLAVGGSNGLEFINADYTLYLRRLPCGEEIGLEANGYAGEDGIAVGSCVMHDTAGPIGFCNIAAVANPTASLGKA from the coding sequence ATGGCTGACCGCGACCTACCGGCTTTTTTCGAGCTCTCCGGCCAAGAGTTGATGCCGGCTCCGCACGCGCGCAGCGCCTGGTCGCCGGACATGTTGCACGGCCGGCTGCTCGGCGGCCTGCTGGCGCGCGCTCTGGAACGCGAACAGGCCGCGCCAGGCTTTCACTTCAGCCGGCTGACCGTCGATCTTTTCAAGAACAGCAAGCTCGTCCCGCTGCGAGTGCAGACCACGCGCGTACGCGACGGCCGCCGCATCCGGGTCGCCGACGCGGTCGTTCTCGGACCGGACGGACCGATCGCGCGCGCCAGCTCCGTACAACTGAAGCGCACTGAGCATCCCACCGGCGAGATCCCGGCAACCCCGGCCTGGGACATTCCGGAGCCGGCCACGCTCGGCCCGGCGCCGTCGACGGACCGTCCCGGACAGTGGTCGGTGCCGTGGGACCTGTGGATGTTCGACCCCGATGGAAAAGTCACCACCAACTGGCGCGGCGAAAACTGCCGGCGCGCCTGGCTGCGTGACACGCACGAACTGGTCGCCGGCGAGTCGCTGTCGCCGTTCGTACGCCTCGGCCTGGCCGCCGACTTCGCCAGCCCGCTGGCCGTCGGCGGCAGCAACGGCCTGGAGTTCATCAACGCCGACTACACGCTTTACCTGCGGCGCCTGCCATGCGGCGAGGAAATTGGCCTGGAAGCCAATGGTTACGCCGGCGAGGACGGCATCGCGGTCGGATCCTGCGTCATGCACGACACCGCCGGACCGATCGGCTTCTGCAACATCGCCGCCGTCGCGAACCCGACCGCGTCGCTCGGCAAGGCCTGA